The following proteins come from a genomic window of Gossypium raimondii isolate GPD5lz chromosome 5, ASM2569854v1, whole genome shotgun sequence:
- the LOC105769273 gene encoding extensin produces the protein MSISGIHGLPLEVTVVGCYNLEDKEWVSRQDPYVCLEYGSARYRTKTCTDGGKNPTFQEKFIFTLIEGLRELNVAVWNSNTLVADDLIGTGRIQLHKVLSQGFEDCNWPLQSKTGRHSGEVRLIMHYPNAQQPQKFKTKGAPSFPEYAPSAPFTQVLPYSHPPAALYPSTMPYATPPLSYNSYPPPSTATYPPSPYAGYPPQAPPASYPPQVYPPPPQPSTYYPPAPTASYPPPPY, from the exons ATGTCGATCTCTGGAATCCATGGCCTGCCTTTAGAGGTTACAG TTGTTGGATGTTACAACTTGGAAGACAAAGAATGGGTATCAAGGCAGGATCCTTATGTTTGTCTTGAATATGGGAGTGCCAGGTACCGAACCAAAACCTGCACAG ATGGAGGGAAGAACCCTACTTTCCAAGAGAAGTTCATTTTCACACTCATTGAAGGGCTAAGGGAGTTGAATGTGGCGGTTTGGAACAGCAACACTCTGGTTGCTGATGATCTTATTGGCACTGGAAG GATTCAACTCCACAAAGTTCTTTCCCAGGGTTTTGAAGATTGCAACTGGCCTCTTCAAAGCAAAACCGGCAG GCATTCAGGAGAAGTCAGACTCATAATGCATTACCCCAATGCCCAA CAACCCCAAAAGTTCAAGACAAAAGGAGCTCCATCGTTTCCTGAATATGCACCATCAGCCCCCTTCACCCAGGTCTTACCATACAGTCATCCACCAGCAGCACTGTATCCGAGTACGATGCCATATGCAACCCCTCCATTGTCTTACAATTCATATCCTCCGCCTAGTACAGCAACGTATCCACCATCTCCATACGCTGGTTATCCTCCACAGGCCCCTCCTGCGAGCTATCCTCCACAAGTATACCCACCTCCCCCTCAGCCTTCAACTTATTATCCACCAG CACCGACTGCAAGCTATCCTCCGCCGCCCTATTGA
- the LOC105769274 gene encoding mannose-P-dolichol utilization defect 1 protein homolog 2: MDYLGIDLSCAIGSLKDGNFPPKDCLLPLISKLLGYAIVAASTTVKLPQILKIVNHKSVKGLSLIAFELEVVGYTIALAYCLHNGLPFSAYGELVFLLIQALILVAVIYYYSKPVGITTWIRALLYCAVAPTILAGQIDPILFEALYASQHAIFFFARVPQIWKNFSNKSTGELSFLTCLMNVAGSLVRVFTSLQEKAPAMVLLGSVLGIATNGALLSQIILYWNSQVPKEKKAE, translated from the exons ATGGATTACCTAGGAATCGATCTTAGCTGCGCCATTGGATCTCTAAAAGATGGCAATTTCCCTCCCAAGGACTGTTTGTTGCCTCTCATCTCCAAGCTCCTCGGCTACGCCATCGTCGCCGCTTCCACCACCGTCAAACTCCCCCAg ATATTGAAAATTGTGAACCATAAAAGTGTTAAAGGACTTAGTCTTATAGCCTTTGAGCTTGAAGTAGTTGGTTATACCATTGCTTTGGCGTATTGCCTTCACAACGGACTACCCTTTTCAGCTTATGGGGAATTGGTATTTCTTTTGATCCAAG CCCTAATCTTAgttgctgttatttactactaTTCAAAACCCGTGGGCATCACGACCTGGATCAGGGCACTGCT ATATTGTGCTGTAGCACCAACAATCTTAGCTGGCCAAATTGATCCTATTCTTTTTGAAGCTCTATAT GCATCCCAGCATGCAATATTCTTCTTTGCCAGGGTGCCACAAATATGGAAGAACTTTTCT AACAAAAGCACTGGGGAGCTCAGTTTCTTAACATGCTTAATGAATGTTGCTGGCTCGCTTG TGAGAGTATTTACCAGCCTCCAGGAAAAAGCACCAGCAATGG TTCTTTTGGGCTCTGTACTTGGTATTGCAACAAATGGCGCACTCCTGAGTCAAATTATTCTGTATTGGAATTCACAAGTCCCGAAGGAGAAGAAAGCAGAGTAA
- the LOC105769272 gene encoding LOW QUALITY PROTEIN: F-box protein At1g47056 (The sequence of the model RefSeq protein was modified relative to this genomic sequence to represent the inferred CDS: inserted 1 base in 1 codon) — MGQSVSTAKLTSRRDCNRSQRSKSKSTALIGQMQAEEAEEVERNSIDGLSDIISVLPDECLACIFQSLTPGDRKRCSLVCRRWLRIEGQSRHRLXLNAQSDLHPHIPSIFSRFDAVTKLALKCDRRSVSIGDEALAQISEHCRNLTRLKLRACRDLTDAGMLAFAKNCKCLKKLSCGSCTFGAKGMNAVLDYCPALEELSVKRLRGITDGAAAEPIGPGVAAASLKSICLKELYNGQCFGPLIVGAKNLRSLKLFRCSGDWDKLFPLIVDRVTGIVEIHMERIQVSDIGLTAISNCLNLEILHLVKTPECTNVGLGSVAEKCRLLRKLHIDGWKANRIGDQGLIAVAKCCLNLQELVLIGVNPTKISLEMLASNCQNLERLALCGSDTVGDAEISCIALKCIALKKLCIKSCPVSDQGMEALASGCPNLVKVKVKKCRGVTSEGVEWLRTNRGSLVINLDTGEQLDASASDGGGAQDNGVEFPPMVASQIGAPSIASSSTGRSTSHKLLGLLSGMSLVACTLRRFGNSNGSSQS, encoded by the exons atgggCCAATCAGTTTCGACGGCCAAACTCACGAGCCGTCGGGATTGTAACCGTAGCCAACGTTCAAAGTCGAAATCAACGGCTCTGATCGGTCAGATGCAGGCTGAGGAAGCGGAAGAGGTTGAACGAAATAGCATTGATGGGTTATCGGATATCATCTCGGTTCTACCCGACGAGTGTTTGGCTTGCATTTTCCAGTCTCTTACTCCTGGTGACCGGAAACGGTGTTCTCTTGTTTGCCGGCGGTGGTTGAGGATTGAAGGACAGAGCCGTCACCGAC TCCTCAACGCCCAATCAGATCTGCACCCTCACATTCCTTCCATCTTCTCTCGCTTCGATGCTGTCACGAAACTGGCCCTGAAATGCGACCGTAGATCTGTTAGCATTGGCGACGAAGCGCTTGCTCAAATCTCGGAGCACTGCAGGAACTTGACTCGTCTTAAGCTCCGAGCATGTCGTGACTTAACCGATGCAGGGATGTTGGCGTTCGCTAAAAACTGCAAGTGTCTAAAGAAACTCTCGTGTGGATCTTGCACTTTCGGAGCTAAAGGCATGAACGCCGTGCTCGACTACTGTCCAGCTCTCGAGGAACTCTCCGTGAAACGACTTCGTGGCATCACCGACGGAGCTGCAGCTGAGCCGATAGGACCAGGGGTGGCGGCGGCATCGTTGAAATCAATTTGCTTAAAAGAGCTTTACAATGGACAGTGCTTTGGTCCGCTTATTGTTGGTGCTAAGAATCTGAGATCCTTAAAACTTTTTAGGTGCTCTGGTGATTGGGATAAGCTTTTTCCTCTTATAGTGGATCGGGTCACGGGTATAGTAGAAATTCACATGGAACGTATCCAAGTAAGCGACATAGGTCTCACGGCAATTTCCAATTGTTTAAACCTAGAAATTCTTCACCTCGTTAAGACTCCAGAGTGCACGAACGTCGGACTTGGATCTGTTGCTGAGAAATGTAGATTGTTGAGGAAGCTTCACATTGATGGATGGAAGGCCAATCGAATAGGTGACCAAGGATTAATTGCTGTCGCGAAATGTTGCCttaatttacaagaattagTTCTTATTGGTGTTAATCCGACGAAAATAAGTTTGGAAATGTTAGCTTCGAATTGTCAGAATCTAGAACGGTTAGCTTTATGCGGTAGTGATACAGTTGGTGATGCAGAGATATCTTGTATTGCTTTGAAATGCATAGCTTTAAAGAAGCTTTGTATTAAGAGTTGCCCTGTATCAGACCAAGGAATGGAAGCCCTAGCTAGTGGTTGCCCGAATTTGGTTAAAGTGAAGGTGAAGAAATGTAGAGGAGTAACTTCGGAGGGGGTGGAATGGTTAAGAACGAATAGAGGATCACTCGTAATTAATTTGGATACAGGGGAACAGTTGGATGCAAGTGCCAGTGATGGTGGTGGTGCACAAGATAATGGAGTCGAATTTCCTCCAATGGTAGCCAGTCAAATTGGTGCCCCTAGTATTGCTTCCAGCAGCACTGGCCGATCCACATCGCATAAGTTGTTGGGGCTTTTGAGTGGGATGAGTTTAGTGGCTTGTACTCTGAGAAGGTTTGGAAACAGTAATGGCAGTTCTCAGAGTTGA
- the LOC105770296 gene encoding protein DCL homolog, chloroplastic, which translates to MAAPLLLKGIPLLRLRLQRYNCLSARIVSSPCRPWCAAAEPTGHQDEVSSSEKSSVVLTVKDPPKYHRWDDPDYRKWKDKEEEMLRDIEPIILLVKEILHSSRYMDGERLTVADEETVVEKLLRHHPHSEDKIGCGFDCIMVDRHPQFRHSRCLFVVRTDGGWIDFSYQKCLRAYIRDKYPSHAERFIREHFKRGSG; encoded by the exons ATGGCTGCTCCTCTGCTTCTTAAAGGCATCCCGCTCCTCCGGCTTCGGCTGCAACGGTACAACTGTCTCTCCGCCAGAATCGTTTCTTCTCCGTGCCGTCCTTGGTGCGCCGCCGCAGAGCCGACTGGGCACCAGGACGAGGTATCCTCTTCGGAGAAGAGTAGTGTGGTGCTGACCGTGAAGGATCCACCGAAGTACCATAGGTGGGATGATCCTGATTACAGGAAATGGAAGGATAAGGAGGAAGAGATGCTTCGAGACATCGAACCTATCATTTTGCTAGTTAAAGAGATTCTTCACTCTAGTAG GTATATGGATGGGGAACGCTTAACTGTTGCAGACGAGGAAACTGTGGTAGAGAAGCTTCTTCGTCATCATCCACATTCTGAAGATAAAATTGGATGTGGATTTGATTGTATAATG GTTGATCGACATCCTCAATTTAGACACTCAAGATGTCTCTTTGTTGTTAGAACTGATGGTGGATGGATAGATTTCTCCTACCAAAAGTGTCTCCGAGCGTACATTCGAGATAAATACCCATCTCATGCAGAAAGATTTATTAGAGAACATTTTAAGCGTGGTAGTGGCTAA
- the LOC105770145 gene encoding cyclin-D3-1: MALNSSFVFDALYCLEENWEEEPREGYFVEVEEEGSCYNHGINQSNSFPTLLDQDLSWEGDELSSLLSKEEQNLLYDSLQSNGNLAGARREAVEWMLKVNAHYSFSALTAVLAVNYLDRFLLTFPFQSEKPWMSQLAAIACLSLAAKVEETQVPLLLDLQVEESRYVFEPKTIQRMEILVLSTLQWKMNPVTPLSFLDYIARRLGLKDHLCWEFLRRCDRTLISVISDSRFMCYLPSVMATATMLHVVDCVEPNLRVEYENQLLGILGIDKEKVDECCKLITDLVTTIVQGNLSKKRRFSSSIPRSPNGVMDVWFSSDSSNDSWAVASSVSSSPEPQSKKSRTQQQQLLEKLSHGPLDFLSIPR; the protein is encoded by the exons ATGGCTTTGAactcttcttttgtttttgatgCACTTTATTGTTTAGAAGAGAATTGGGAGGAAGAACCCAGAGAAGGCTACTTTGtggaagtagaagaagaaggaaGTTGTTACAATCATGGGATTAATCAGTCGAACTCTTTTCCCACTTTGTTAGACCAAGACTTATCCTGGGAAGGCGATGAACTTTCCTCTTTACTTTCAAAAGAAGAACAGAATCTACTGTATGATAGCCTTCAAAGCAATGGGAATCTAGCTGGGGCTCGCCGTGAAGCTGTGGAATGGATGTTAAAAGTCAATGCTCACTATTCCTTCTCTGCTCTCACTGCTGTTCTTGCCGTCAACTATCTTGATAGATTCTTGCTTACCTTTCCGTTCCAAAGTGAGAAGCCATGGATGTCTCAACTAGCTGCTATAGCTTGTCTTTCTCTCGCTGCCAAAGTGGAGGAAACCCAAGTGCCTCTCTTGCTGGACTTGCAA GTTGAGGAGAGCAGGTATGTGTTTGAGCCCAAAACCATCCAAAGAATGGAGATTTTGGTACTCTCCACCCTTCAATGGAAGATGAACCCTGTTACCCCACTTTCATTTCTTGATTACATTGCAAGGAGGCTTGGATTAAAGGACCATCTCTGTTGGGAATTCCTTAGGAGATGTGACCGCACTTTAATCTCTGTCATTTCAG ACTCTAGGTTTATGTGCTACCTTCCTTCTGTAATGGCCACTGCTACAATGCTGCACGTTGTGGATTGCGTAGAACCTAATCTTAGAGTTGAATACGAAAACCAGCTATTAGGCATCCTGGGAATTGATAAG GAGAAGGTAGATGAATGCTGTAAGCTGATAACAGATCTGGTAACAACAATAGTTCAAGGGAACCTATCAAAGAAACGTAGGTTTAGTAGCTCAATTCCACGCAGCCCGAATGGCGTAATGGATGTGTGGTTTAGTTCCGACAGCTCGAACGATTCGTGGGCGGTGGCATCATCCGTGTCCTCTTCACCCGAGCCTCAATCCAAGAAGAGCAGAACTCAACAACAACAGCTTCTGGAAAAGCTAAGCCATGGTCCTTTAGATTTTCTCAGCATTCCTCGCTAA